The proteins below come from a single Gossypium raimondii isolate GPD5lz chromosome 2, ASM2569854v1, whole genome shotgun sequence genomic window:
- the LOC105787741 gene encoding L-type lectin-domain containing receptor kinase IX.1: MASKILFAFLLLIIPYVNPLSFNFPSFSPNMQGIRFEGDAFSSSNVLQLTKNNAIESLTGSIGRASYDQPVRLWDASNRRLTDFTTHFTFIIQAVNLSEYGDGLSFFMAPFESEMPRNSSDGYLALFDPATATSNSSENNIVAVEFDSFRNEWDPSDDHVGINVNSIISVTNVTWQSSIKDGRRANAWVSYNATTTNLSVFLTYADNPVFSGNSSLALTVDLRDVLPEWVRIGFSASTGRQVEIHNILNWSFDSSLETSEGEGKNLGLILGLALGFGLLGGGLCLFFFIMRRRRARLNDNDEAIDVTMDDEFEKGTGPKRFTYGELSRATNAFAEVGKLGEGGFGGVYKGLLSESNTEVAVKRVSRGSKQGKKEYISEVKIISRLRHRNLVQLLGWCHEKGELLLVYEYLPNGSLDSHLFGGKIILTWAVRYKIALGLASALLYLHEEWEQCVVHRDIKSSNVMLDSNFNAKLGDFGLARLVDHDMGSQTTVLAGTMGYLAPECVTTGKASKESDVYSFGVVALEIACGRKPVETRQEPSKVRMVEWVWDLYGKGQLLEAVDNRLGDDFDEQQIERLMVIGLWCCHPDYTLRPSIKQVINVLNFEAPLPSLPSKLPVPMYYAPPIDLCKFSYTTSSTGVTDSEKDRTQCSCSSCSKRAYSTTSTTSGTALLNFQKSN, encoded by the coding sequence ATGGCTTCCAAGATcctttttgcttttcttttgcTAATAATCCCTTATGTCAATCCACTTTCCTTCAACTTCCCTAGCTTCTCTCCCAATATGCAAGGCATTCGATTCGAAGGCGATGCTTTCTCGTCCAGTAACGTTCTTCAGCTCACGAAGAACAATGCAATCGAGAGCCTTACTGGTAGCATCGGACGTGCCTCGTACGATCAACCGGTTCGTCTTTGGGATGCTAGTAACCGAAGGCTAACAGACTTCACCACACACTTCACCTTCATCATACAAGCCGTCAATCTTAGCGAATACGGTGACGGACTATCCTTCTTTATGGCACCGTTCGAGTCTGAAATGCCCCGGAATTCGAGCGACGGGTACCTTGCGTTGTTCGATCCGGCCACAGCTACCTCTAACTCCTCCGAAAATAACATCGTTGCAGTGGAGTTCGATAGTTTCCGAAATGAATGGGATCCAAGTGATGATCATGTAGGCATCAATGTCAATTCCATCATATCTGTTACAAATGTAACATGGCAAAGTAGCATTAAAGATGGGAGAAGGGCTAACGCATGGGTAAGTTATAATGCTACCACAACAAATCTAAGTGTGTTTTTAACTTATGCTGATAATCCAGTTTTTAGTGGAAACTCTAGCCTTGCACTTACTGTTGATTTGAGGGATGTTTTACCGGAATGGGTTAGAATAGGTTTCTCGGCATCCACGGGTCGTCAAGTTGAAATTCACAATATTCTCAATTGGAGTTTCGATTCGAGTTTGGAGACCAGTGAAGGGGAAGGGAAGAATTTAGGGTTGATCCTTGGTTTGGCACTCGGTTTTGGTCTATTAGGTGGCGGGTTgtgtttgtttttcttcatcATGCGGAGAAGAAGGGCACGTTTGAACGACAATGATGAGGCCATCGATGTCACTATGGATGATGAATTCGAGAAAGGGACGGGACCGAAGCGGTTCACGTATGGTGAACTAAGTCGTGCAACGAACGCTTTCGCTGAGGTCGGAAAGCTCGGAGAAGGAGGATTTGGAGGGGTTTACAAGGGCTTGTTAAGCGAGTCAAACACAGAAGTAGCAGTAAAGAGGGTCTCGAGAGGATCTAAGCAAGGGAAAAAAGAGTACATATCAGAAGTGAAGATTATTAGTCGTCTGAGACATCGAAATCTGGTTCAACTACTTGGTTGGTGCCACGAAAAAGGCGAACTCCTCCTTGTTTATGAATACTTACCGAACGGAAGTCTTGATTCTCATCTCTTTGGgggtaaaataatattaacttgGGCCGTAAGGTACAAAATTGCACTTGGTTTAGCCTCTGCTTTATTGTATCTCCATGAAGAGTGGGAACAATGTGTGGTACATAGAGACATAAAATCTAGTAATGTCATGTTGGACTCAAATTTCAATGCAAAGCTTGGGGATTTTGGTCTCGCAAGACTTGTGGACCATGACATGGGTTCACAAACAACTGTCTTGGCCGGCACCATGGGTTACTTAGCCCCCGAATGCGTCACTACGGGTAAAGCTAGCAAAGAATCAGATGTTTATAGCTTTGGAGTCGTGGCCCTTGAGATTGCCTGCGGAAGAAAGCCGGTTGAAACGAGGCAAGAACCGAGCAAAGTAAGGATGGTAGAATGGGTTTGGGACCTTTACGGTAAAGGCCAACTTCTTGAAGCCGTGGATAATCGACTCGGCGACGACTTCGACGAGCAGCAAATTGAACGTTTGATGGTCATTGGGCTATGGTGCTGCCATCCTGATTATACTCTTCGGCCTTCGATAAAGCAAGTTATAAATGTCCTGAACTTTGAAGCTCCATTGCCTAGCTTGCCATCAAAGTTACCGGTGCCGATGTATTACGCACCTCCCATAGATCTCTGCAAATTTTCTTACACTACATCATCAACTGGTGTCACAGATTCAGAGAAAGATCGAACTCAATGTTCTTGTAGTAGCTGTTCTAAACGTGCATATTCAACAACATCAACAACCTCTGGGACAgctcttttaaattttcaaaagagtAATTAG